In the Flavobacterium sp. J372 genome, one interval contains:
- the lysS gene encoding lysine--tRNA ligase, which produces MQLSEQEIIRREKLDKLRELGINPYPANLFPVDHTSKQVRESFAEGKKVVIAGRIMSTRIQGKASFAEIQDSEGRIQVYFNRDEICPGEDKTKYNELFKKLIDLGDFVGIHGELFKTQVGEMTVKVEDFQLLSKTLRPLPLPKTDADGNVYDSFSDPELRYRQRYVDLVVNPHVKEVFVKRTKLFNAMRSFFNDKGYFEVETPVLQPIPGGAAARPFITHHNSLDIPLYMRIANELYLKRLIVGGFDGVYEFSKNFRNEGMDRTHNPEFTAMEIYVAYKDYNWMMEFTESLLEHCAIAVNGTADVTFGEHKVSFKAPYARVTMTDAIKQYTGFDITGKTEQEIYEAALGMGIAVDQTMGKGKLIDEIFGEKCEGNFIQPTFITDYPKEMSPLCKEHRDNPELTERFELMVCGKEIANAYSELNDPIDQRQRFEAQLELSERGDVEAAQFIDNDFLRALEYGMPPTSGLGIGMDRLIMYLTNNPSIQEVLFFPQMRPEKKGPELTEDEKAIAELLKASGQLALDALKTQAGLSGKKWDAAMKGLSKHGLVKVTVNGDSKTVEFTK; this is translated from the coding sequence ATGCAGCTTTCAGAACAAGAAATCATCCGCCGCGAAAAACTGGATAAACTGAGGGAACTCGGTATCAATCCGTATCCTGCAAACCTCTTTCCTGTAGACCATACAAGTAAACAGGTGAGGGAATCTTTTGCAGAGGGCAAAAAGGTGGTTATTGCAGGCCGTATAATGAGTACCCGCATACAGGGCAAGGCATCATTTGCAGAGATACAGGACAGCGAGGGACGCATACAGGTTTATTTTAACCGCGATGAGATTTGCCCCGGCGAAGACAAGACAAAATACAACGAGCTTTTCAAGAAACTGATTGATCTTGGCGACTTTGTAGGCATCCACGGTGAACTTTTCAAAACACAGGTTGGAGAGATGACCGTTAAGGTTGAGGATTTCCAGTTACTAAGCAAAACGCTTCGCCCACTTCCGTTGCCAAAGACAGATGCCGATGGCAATGTATATGATAGCTTTAGCGATCCCGAACTGCGCTACCGCCAGCGTTACGTTGATCTTGTGGTAAACCCTCATGTAAAAGAAGTTTTTGTGAAGCGGACAAAACTGTTCAACGCCATGCGTAGCTTCTTTAATGACAAAGGCTATTTTGAAGTTGAAACACCCGTACTGCAGCCTATTCCGGGCGGTGCAGCCGCAAGGCCGTTTATCACACATCACAACTCGCTTGATATTCCGCTATATATGCGTATTGCCAACGAGCTTTACTTGAAAAGGCTTATTGTAGGCGGGTTTGACGGTGTGTATGAATTCTCTAAAAACTTCCGTAACGAAGGGATGGACCGTACACATAACCCTGAATTTACCGCTATGGAAATATACGTAGCATACAAAGACTACAACTGGATGATGGAGTTTACCGAAAGCCTGCTGGAGCATTGTGCAATTGCGGTGAACGGCACTGCTGATGTGACTTTTGGCGAACACAAGGTTAGCTTTAAAGCGCCATATGCCCGTGTTACGATGACCGATGCTATAAAACAATACACCGGTTTTGACATTACAGGCAAGACAGAACAGGAAATCTATGAAGCTGCACTGGGCATGGGCATAGCTGTTGACCAGACTATGGGCAAAGGCAAACTTATAGATGAAATTTTTGGCGAGAAGTGTGAAGGCAATTTCATTCAGCCTACATTTATTACTGATTACCCGAAAGAGATGAGCCCGCTTTGTAAAGAGCACCGCGACAACCCTGAGCTTACTGAGCGTTTTGAGCTTATGGTATGCGGTAAGGAAATTGCCAATGCCTACAGCGAGCTTAATGACCCTATAGACCAGCGCCAGCGTTTTGAGGCACAGCTTGAGCTTAGCGAGCGTGGCGACGTTGAGGCAGCCCAGTTTATTGATAATGATTTCCTGCGTGCATTAGAATATGGTATGCCGCCAACATCGGGGCTTGGTATTGGAATGGACAGGCTTATCATGTACCTTACTAACAACCCCTCTATACAGGAAGTGTTATTCTTCCCGCAAATGAGGCCGGAGAAAAAAGGGCCGGAACTTACGGAAGATGAAAAAGCAATAGCTGAACTGCTAAAAGCAAGCGGACAGCTTGCCCTTGATGCCCTGAAAACACAAGCAGGCCTGAGCGGAAAGAAATGGGATGCTGCTATGAAAGGGCTTTCAAAACACGGCTTGGTAAAAGTGACCGTGAATGGCGACAGCAAAACTGTAGAATTTACGAAATAG
- a CDS encoding T9SS type A sorting domain-containing protein: MKKITLFALMAFSFNAFSQEILIDPAGAGGFELGPTWADNGWTVVNPNNPDANRKWHLGAAQPGFSGARAAFIGNDDNTLSTQNAARKVHFYRQVTIPAGATNIVLSFKVKQEVLDAGFDYIQVNTANAIPTAGNEPAGQVRFGPFPEDAPVPTFETQTVNLPNGMAGQTRYLIFTFISDNANPRGYPAIDDISLTYQAPASTADFNKKQLSYYPNPVNDMLNLQYPEALTAIQIYNVLGQEVISKKLNSTEAHIDMSSLKGGIYVVKATSVSGASKTIKITKK, translated from the coding sequence ATGAAAAAAATTACCTTATTTGCATTAATGGCATTTTCTTTTAACGCTTTCAGTCAGGAGATACTAATTGACCCTGCCGGCGCGGGCGGATTTGAACTCGGACCAACCTGGGCAGATAATGGGTGGACAGTGGTAAACCCTAATAATCCCGATGCCAACAGAAAATGGCATCTTGGCGCAGCACAGCCCGGGTTTAGCGGAGCAAGGGCTGCTTTCATCGGCAATGACGACAACACACTGAGCACACAAAACGCTGCACGAAAAGTACATTTTTACAGGCAGGTTACAATTCCTGCAGGCGCTACAAATATTGTATTAAGCTTTAAAGTGAAGCAGGAAGTTCTTGATGCCGGTTTTGATTACATCCAGGTAAATACAGCAAATGCTATCCCCACTGCCGGTAATGAGCCTGCAGGACAAGTGCGTTTCGGCCCATTTCCTGAAGACGCACCGGTACCTACATTTGAGACGCAAACGGTAAACCTGCCAAATGGAATGGCAGGACAGACCAGATACCTCATATTTACATTTATTTCGGATAATGCCAATCCGCGTGGTTATCCTGCAATTGATGACATCTCACTTACCTACCAGGCGCCGGCTTCAACAGCAGACTTTAATAAAAAGCAGCTTAGCTACTACCCCAACCCGGTAAACGATATGCTGAACCTGCAATACCCTGAAGCATTAACCGCGATACAGATTTACAATGTTCTGGGCCAGGAGGTAATCTCTAAAAAGCTAAATTCTACAGAAGCACATATAGATATGTCTTCGCTCAAAGGCGGCATATATGTGGTAAAAGCAACTTCTGTATCAGGTGCTTCTAAGACAATAAAGATTACCAAAAAGTAA
- a CDS encoding transporter, whose protein sequence is MKKYILFFTLSIAITLSASTPPPGFKKYLVFDDFCDACGCSASGGGMGFSSMINQNFVGIRYFHQSYSSRDGIFNNSPWVDENFNTVQAWARIPVFKNFQVTALVPYHFHNRELSTGRQEISGLGDITVIGLYTLYQTKTDMLTFTHTLQAGAGVKAPTGKYDSANNGSVNPSFQVGTGSWDYLLAAEYVIRYKDWGFNGMANYNIKTENDKNYQFGNQFNYGGTLFYVAETTKLTIVPQAGIAGEVYDANKQYKERLPDTEGYALFGRAGVEMGVDKFSIGINGMLPISQNLTGGRVEANYRWSVNLNYSL, encoded by the coding sequence ATGAAGAAATATATATTGTTTTTTACTTTAAGCATTGCCATAACGCTTTCTGCTTCAACACCGCCACCGGGTTTTAAAAAATACTTGGTTTTTGATGACTTTTGCGATGCCTGCGGATGCTCTGCCAGCGGCGGGGGCATGGGCTTCAGCTCAATGATAAACCAGAACTTTGTCGGCATACGGTACTTCCATCAAAGCTACAGCAGCCGCGATGGTATCTTCAACAATTCGCCTTGGGTTGATGAAAATTTCAATACGGTGCAGGCATGGGCGAGAATACCTGTCTTCAAAAATTTCCAGGTGACGGCGCTGGTTCCTTACCATTTCCATAACCGGGAACTTTCAACAGGCAGGCAGGAGATAAGCGGATTAGGAGATATAACAGTTATCGGCCTATATACGCTATACCAGACTAAAACCGACATGCTTACCTTTACCCATACACTACAGGCCGGCGCAGGAGTTAAGGCGCCTACAGGCAAGTATGACAGCGCCAACAACGGCAGCGTGAATCCAAGCTTTCAGGTAGGTACGGGCAGTTGGGATTATCTGTTGGCTGCGGAGTATGTTATCCGATATAAAGACTGGGGCTTCAATGGTATGGCGAACTATAATATCAAGACGGAAAACGACAAGAATTACCAATTCGGGAACCAGTTTAACTACGGAGGAACCCTATTTTATGTTGCCGAAACTACCAAGTTGACAATTGTACCGCAGGCTGGTATTGCAGGCGAGGTGTATGATGCCAATAAGCAATATAAGGAAAGGCTCCCTGATACTGAAGGTTATGCTTTATTTGGACGCGCAGGCGTTGAAATGGGGGTTGATAAATTTTCTATTGGCATCAACGGTATGCTGCCCATATCGCAAAACCTAACAGGAGGCAGGGTAGAGGCCAATTACCGCTGGAGCGTAAACCTGAATTATAGTTTGTAA